The genomic stretch TGCCCAGAATACGGCCTGTGAAAAATCCTTGAGTTGCTGCTTGTCATTAATCCATTGCAGGCTAACACCGGGGCAATCCTCAATGGTCTCCTGCATACGCTGCCACACCCCCGCCTCTACAGCCCGGGTCGAATACGGTTTGCGATTGGTGACACGCCGCCAGATGACATCGTGCAATACGCTTTCGCCAGCATGATCATCAGGCGAAAAAGCCAATCGCGCTACGTGTTCAGGGTGGGATGTAGGCATCCAGTTGACCCTAGCACCCAAGCCGCAGGCTCCGGCAGCAATGGTCATGTTCTCAACTGCCGCACCGCACGCAACGATGGTAGCGGCCTGCTGCACGTTGAACAAACTGTCGTCGGCAGCGCTCTCCATGAAGATATCCACACCGGTATCATCCTGCTTGAATCGCCATGGCTGGACATTGTCACCGGATGGAGCCTGCATTCCGGCCCGTATGATGTAGTCTGTCTTGGTCTTGAAAGGCGCTTCAGCCGACGGCTCCTCGGGCTTGACCGGACCGACAATCGTATTGCGATCCAACAGATAATTCTTGATCAGCCAGATTTTTGCACGCTGGAGAGGATGGCGGTTGCCGCCCCAAAGACGCCCTTTGACCAACTTGCGAAGATACGGGTCGAATTGCAGATAGTACGGGGTCTTTTTCACGGCTTTTCGGCCAGTGATGATACGAACTGCCTCAGTAGCTGTCAGCGACGAGCACAACCAGCAGGCCGCACCCAGTGAAGGGCCACGCTTTTCAAGCAGGTCGACAAAATCCATGTCGATGTATCGGACATGGGTCGGACGAGGCGCAAGCCCTGCGGCAAACTTGATGACCTTATCCATGTATGGATCGTCATCGGATATGTCGAAATACTGATCAAAGGTCATCCCGCCCGGTGCAAAGACCAGAAGCGCGGAACTGAAACCCATGGGACCGGCTGTAACCACCGGGATGCCCAATTCCACGGCGCGGGTAAAAACCATGCGCCGGATATCAAGCACGAAAAAGTCGAGCCCATCAACGACCAGATCCACACCGTCGAGGAAGTCGTCCACGTTGTCCGGAGTAATACCTTCAGGATACGTGGTGATATCGAGATACGGATTGACCTGCCGGACATTGTCGACCATGGCGGCCAGTTTCTCCCGACCAAAGTCGGCAACCTGTGCCCCGTACTGCCGATTGATATTGACCGGATCGAACCGATCAAAATCAGCCACTTTGAAACGACCAATGCCTGTTCGGGCAAGGGCAATCAAATGCCCGCCCCCCACGCCACCAAGACCGGCTACGGCTACGGTGGCATCCTTGAGGCGTGCCATTTCATTGGCGTTCAGCAGGCCCAGGTTTCGGCAGAATGCCGTTTCGTGATAGGCTCCAGCGGAGTTGAGAGAATATGCTTCGAGAATCTGTTTCGTGCTGTCTGACATCACTGTTCGCTCCGGAAACGGGTTCACGGCGCTAGTGAGTAAAACCGCTCTCTATGCCGTTGATTTCGTAATAAATCATTCTGAACAGTTGCTCCTGATCTTCCGTCATGGTCTCAAGCAGTTCAGGACGCTTGGTAATGAATCCCTTCACTGTGGACATATCGAGAGGCAAGGTACGCTTGATGGGATATTCAATATTCGGATCGAGGATGACGTTATTGACCTTTGTAAAAAACGACAGCAGATCCGTATCAAAATCCGCTTCGCCATAGGCATCGGTCATCTTCCGCTCATAGGTATCCATATCGACGCGCAAGGCCACTGCAGGGGCATCCACTCCGTCATACCACTTTTCCTCTCCGAAGTCCTCGAACAGGAAAATTTCCTTGTAAAAACGGACGTGCTTGGGATTGACCATGATACAGACATCATCCACATCCGTCATGCGCGCATACCAGAAGAGCGCCTTGGCAAGGTAGGAGATGAGGTTGATCCACCGGCGTTGCTTGGGGGTCGCCAACGCACCCACTTCAGCTATGTTTCGTCCCTGATTTCGCAGGGTGTCCAGTTCTTCCTTGTACACCGCATCCATGGGCAGGCCGAAGACCGGCGTATCCGGAATATAGGTCATGGTAGAGAGGACCGACAGGTAGGACTTGAATACGAACACACAGGTGGTGGGGAGGAGGCTGTGAATACCATATGCCATCTTCGATGGGTGTGGTTCCTTGATATAGTTCGCGGCACGATACGCATCGTAGACAATACCGAAAGCCTGCTCCAGTTCTTCCTGGGTTTCAGCTATCTTCATTGCCGGACGATCAATACCCTCAAGCTTGTTCTTGATAAGCGATGATCGCCGTATGCGTACAGTGCGTCTTCTTTCTAGGCCGCTTTCCATTTTCTTCACTTTTCCTTTTTTGACCATTATGAATCCTGGCCCCCGGTTACTCGACCATCATCCCTGCAAGACTGACGCGCTGTCCGTATGCGAATCCCCCTTCTTCCTCCTGGAGCCGGACTCATTCAAAGCCGACTCCTCCTCATACAACTATTAGGACAAGTATACTCCACCAGCCACAACGGGTAAAGCTACACTAAATATTATAAAGCCACTCCTGCCGATTAAACCCAGGCTGAGTCATTACCGGACATGTACTGGAGCAGTTGCTCGTCATCGGCAAACACGTGTGAATCGGGAAGGCTGTCGAGAGCGGCATCAAAATCGGCGCGTTCCATGCCCATGAGGCGAACGATAACGTTGTCGTCCGTGCCGTTGCCAAGCACTGCCTCGACATAGGTGTCAGGAGCGCCATCCACACCGAACTGACGCAACGCTTCAAATTCCACACCGTCTTCAAGCTTGAAGCCGTCATTGGCAAATTCGAAATCCTTGACCTCAACTATGGCCTGACCTTGTGAGAAGGTCTCTTCGTTAAGGACGATCACATTGGATCCACCGCCAGCGGAAATGGAATCATACCCACCGCCACCGTATATGGTATTGTTACCCTGTTGACCGCCAAGCTGATCATTTCCATGACCGCCGTAGAGGATGTCGTCACCAAAGCTGCCAGCGATGACATCATCGCCATCATTACCGTAAATGATATCATTGCCGCCCATGCCGTTGAGCATGTCGTTCCCGGCACCACCATTGAACTCATCATCGCCAAAGGGATTGCCGCGAATGGTCCAGGGTTCGGGATCATTTTCATCAACATCAGCGGGCCGGAGCAGGAAGTGATCACTATCAAGAGCGCCTGCACGACCAAAAGCGGGAGCCGGGGCAATTTCCGGATAATCATAGGAAGGAACTTCGACGTCTGGACCGGAACCGTCTGTAGACCCACCTGTCGGGGCGCTATCGGTTTCGTTAACGGCTTGGTTAACTAGAAACAGCTCTGTGTCACGAGCTGCGAAAAATTGTATTGCCTCGCCACTTCCATCCAAACCACCATCGCCAGCATCGAATCCGAAATTATCGCCACCAACCAGACCACCAGCATCATCAAAATAGCCATTCAGTCCACTGCCACTAACCACGCCGTCAGCTGCGGTTTCTTCCGGTTGCCCCTGAGACATCAGGAAGACATCACCAGCGACCAAAATGCCATCATTAAGCAGTACATCAGGAGGCGTTCCAGCTTCCACCAGCGATACATACCCCTTGAGGACAGCGGTTCCGCCATCGTCACCAAGAATCACAAGGTCATTTCCACGCTGTTCGATCAGAACGGAATCCGAATCGAATCCGAAGACCAGATTGGAATCAGCACCAACGGTATATACCGCGGTTTCTCCTGATTCGATGACGACACGTATGGACTTGTCCTGGCTGTTTTGTGTGGAATCTGACATGGCGTTCTCCCTTCATTTTTTACCCGTGTGCCTGTGACAGGGGCGGGCGGATCATCCTTTTACTGATTTAGGATAATTAGTAGTGAGCAATTATTGCGCCAAACACATATCAAGCTGACTTTACGTGACAAAATCAAAATGACCGCTTTTTCAAGCGGCCATTTGTCTGGAAAACTTTACACCTGATTTCAGAAGTCCGACAAATCCAGACCCGCCGGATATCAAAAAGAGAGGGAGGCCGGAGCCTCCCTCTCGTATGTATCGATATGGCAGTTGTGCCCAATCAGTTACTAGCTGCGGCGTCTGCGAACGATTCCGAACATGCCCAGGAGGCCGACACCCAGGAGAATCAGGGTGGAAGGTTCAGGGACAGTTGTTACGACAGAGACCTTGGGCTGAACAGTGGTATCAAGACCTTCAGTGGTGACCCAACCGTAGTAGGTCAGTTCGGGATCCAGCTGTGCGTAGCCGAGGTTGTCGACCA from Pseudodesulfovibrio profundus encodes the following:
- a CDS encoding ThiF family adenylyltransferase — encoded protein: MSDSTKQILEAYSLNSAGAYHETAFCRNLGLLNANEMARLKDATVAVAGLGGVGGGHLIALARTGIGRFKVADFDRFDPVNINRQYGAQVADFGREKLAAMVDNVRQVNPYLDITTYPEGITPDNVDDFLDGVDLVVDGLDFFVLDIRRMVFTRAVELGIPVVTAGPMGFSSALLVFAPGGMTFDQYFDISDDDPYMDKVIKFAAGLAPRPTHVRYIDMDFVDLLEKRGPSLGAACWLCSSLTATEAVRIITGRKAVKKTPYYLQFDPYLRKLVKGRLWGGNRHPLQRAKIWLIKNYLLDRNTIVGPVKPEEPSAEAPFKTKTDYIIRAGMQAPSGDNVQPWRFKQDDTGVDIFMESAADDSLFNVQQAATIVACGAAVENMTIAAGACGLGARVNWMPTSHPEHVARLAFSPDDHAGESVLHDVIWRRVTNRKPYSTRAVEAGVWQRMQETIEDCPGVSLQWINDKQQLKDFSQAVFWADRIRTEHRGLHEHLMKMIRFSRTEAETTRDGLPLKNLEAGMAGEQFMKATRPWKVMSALNTVGVGRMVAMHSAMGIRKSGGVGFLSVDSTDTASLLEAGRALERIWLTFTHNGIRFQPAAAPALFRLRWLLEGPESFSDKHQHLLEKVWPVCDDLFPGFYGTNPVLFFRVGFGRGIKYGTYRRPLESFL
- a CDS encoding N-acyl amino acid synthase FeeM domain-containing protein codes for the protein MVKKGKVKKMESGLERRRTVRIRRSSLIKNKLEGIDRPAMKIAETQEELEQAFGIVYDAYRAANYIKEPHPSKMAYGIHSLLPTTCVFVFKSYLSVLSTMTYIPDTPVFGLPMDAVYKEELDTLRNQGRNIAEVGALATPKQRRWINLISYLAKALFWYARMTDVDDVCIMVNPKHVRFYKEIFLFEDFGEEKWYDGVDAPAVALRVDMDTYERKMTDAYGEADFDTDLLSFFTKVNNVILDPNIEYPIKRTLPLDMSTVKGFITKRPELLETMTEDQEQLFRMIYYEINGIESGFTH
- a CDS encoding calcium-binding protein: MSDSTQNSQDKSIRVVIESGETAVYTVGADSNLVFGFDSDSVLIEQRGNDLVILGDDGGTAVLKGYVSLVEAGTPPDVLLNDGILVAGDVFLMSQGQPEETAADGVVSGSGLNGYFDDAGGLVGGDNFGFDAGDGGLDGSGEAIQFFAARDTELFLVNQAVNETDSAPTGGSTDGSGPDVEVPSYDYPEIAPAPAFGRAGALDSDHFLLRPADVDENDPEPWTIRGNPFGDDEFNGGAGNDMLNGMGGNDIIYGNDGDDVIAGSFGDDILYGGHGNDQLGGQQGNNTIYGGGGYDSISAGGGSNVIVLNEETFSQGQAIVEVKDFEFANDGFKLEDGVEFEALRQFGVDGAPDTYVEAVLGNGTDDNVIVRLMGMERADFDAALDSLPDSHVFADDEQLLQYMSGNDSAWV